One genomic segment of Emcibacter sp. SYSU 3D8 includes these proteins:
- a CDS encoding NAD(P)-dependent alcohol dehydrogenase, producing MKALAAVVREAKGDFVIEEVDVDDPRPDEVLVRIVASGICHTDIAVKNQDIAIPLPMVLGHEGSGVIEKVGSAVTHLKVGDHVVLSGDSCGHCHSCLEAKTAYCDEFVDRNLMGLRGDGSSPLNQHGQPLRGRFVGQSSFATWSLTPARSVNKIPSDLPLELMGPLGCGLTTGAGTVLNALRPPSGSSVAVFGVGTVGLSAIMGAKLAGCATIIAVDVRRSRLDMAAELGATHCIDASSQNPVSEIRKITRRGADFSAECSGVPVAVRQAVDCLARPGWCAQVGATPGGIEIPFSMDNIGLGRGIKGVVMGDSVTQTFVPYLAELWRNGQLPYDKFVKYYDFADINQAVHDSAVTGEVIKPILRM from the coding sequence ATGAAGGCGCTGGCAGCGGTCGTGCGGGAAGCGAAGGGCGATTTCGTCATCGAGGAAGTGGACGTGGACGATCCGCGTCCCGACGAGGTGCTGGTGCGCATTGTCGCCAGCGGCATCTGCCACACCGACATCGCGGTGAAGAACCAGGACATCGCCATTCCGTTGCCCATGGTGCTGGGCCACGAAGGGTCGGGCGTGATCGAGAAGGTCGGCAGCGCGGTCACCCATCTGAAGGTGGGCGATCACGTGGTGCTGAGCGGCGACAGCTGCGGCCATTGCCACAGCTGCCTCGAGGCCAAGACCGCCTATTGCGACGAGTTCGTGGACCGAAACCTGATGGGCCTGCGCGGTGACGGCAGCTCGCCGCTGAACCAGCACGGCCAGCCCTTGCGCGGCCGGTTCGTGGGCCAGTCGTCGTTCGCGACCTGGTCGCTGACACCGGCGCGCAGCGTCAACAAGATCCCGTCCGATTTGCCGCTGGAGCTGATGGGGCCGCTCGGCTGCGGCCTGACCACCGGCGCGGGTACGGTACTGAACGCGCTGCGGCCACCTTCCGGCTCGTCCGTCGCCGTGTTCGGCGTCGGGACAGTCGGTCTGTCAGCGATCATGGGGGCGAAGCTGGCTGGCTGCGCGACCATCATCGCCGTCGATGTGCGCCGCTCGCGCCTCGACATGGCCGCCGAGCTGGGCGCGACCCACTGCATCGACGCCAGCAGCCAGAATCCCGTTTCCGAGATCCGCAAGATCACCCGGCGCGGCGCGGATTTCTCGGCGGAATGCTCGGGCGTGCCCGTCGCCGTGCGCCAGGCGGTCGACTGCCTCGCCCGCCCCGGCTGGTGCGCCCAGGTCGGCGCCACACCAGGCGGCATCGAGATTCCGTTCAGCATGGACAATATCGGCCTGGGCCGCGGCATCAAGGGCGTGGTGATGGGCGACAGCGTCACCCAGACCTTCGTGCCCTATCTGGCCGAGTTGTGGCGCAACGGGCAGCTGCCCTACGACAAGTTCGTGAAATATTACGACTTCGCCGACATCAACCAGGCGGTGCACGACAGCGCCGTGACCGGCGAGGTGATCAAGCCGATCCTGAGGATGTAA
- a CDS encoding hemerythrin domain-containing protein has protein sequence MTARADAPAKTAETEARAKHTAIEMARAAAPGLAARIGSTPATTFRGNPDIFGRLVEDHDRHRALFAMVQETDGKSPERERLFRELVHEVKAHAAAEEQALWSTVLRNPDTTDDGRHAVHEHKQIDEMVADLAARDMATRAWTERFEALKEKYLHHIREEEQEQFVAAEKHLSAADIRHMKGVFDRRKKEEKASVTIEEKIRLKS, from the coding sequence ATGACCGCAAGAGCCGACGCCCCTGCGAAGACGGCCGAGACTGAAGCCCGCGCCAAGCACACGGCGATCGAAATGGCCCGCGCCGCCGCCCCCGGACTTGCCGCGAGAATTGGCAGCACCCCGGCGACCACCTTTCGCGGCAACCCGGACATTTTCGGCCGGCTGGTCGAGGATCATGACCGGCACCGGGCCCTGTTCGCCATGGTCCAGGAGACCGACGGCAAGTCGCCCGAGCGCGAGCGTCTCTTCCGGGAACTGGTCCATGAGGTCAAAGCCCACGCCGCCGCCGAGGAGCAGGCGCTGTGGTCCACGGTCCTGCGCAATCCGGACACCACCGATGATGGACGGCACGCAGTGCACGAGCACAAGCAGATCGACGAGATGGTCGCCGATCTCGCCGCCCGCGACATGGCGACCCGCGCCTGGACCGAGCGCTTCGAGGCGCTCAAGGAGAAATATCTCCACCACATCCGCGAGGAGGAGCAGGAGCAGTTCGTCGCCGCCGAAAAGCACCTTTCCGCCGCCGACATTCGCCACATGAAGGGCGTGTTCGACCGGCGGAAGAAGGAAGAGAAGGCGTCAGTGACGATCGAGGAGAAGATCAGGCTGAAATCCTGA
- a CDS encoding oxygenase MpaB family protein → MVIDRVRAVFNDRARGETPVQRRDDGLFGPAAVAWRVHGDVTSMMVGGVAALLLQMLHPAVLAGVWDHSNFRQDMLGRLRRTARFIALTTYGGPEDAESAIARVRAVHGCVHGTLPDGTPYSAGDPALLAWVHVTEAVCFLDAWRRYAEPDMTQADQDRYFAEVAVVAHGLGADEVPASRAAALAYMESMRPRLRADSRTREVARILLNNAPQHWAALPIQQLTFQASVDLLPAWARHMHGLRPSTLTRPLVHGGTRGIAEVLRWAFR, encoded by the coding sequence ATGGTCATCGACCGGGTCCGCGCCGTCTTCAACGACCGCGCCCGCGGCGAGACGCCGGTGCAGCGGCGTGACGACGGCCTGTTCGGCCCCGCCGCCGTCGCCTGGCGGGTGCACGGCGACGTGACCTCGATGATGGTCGGCGGCGTCGCCGCCCTGCTGCTGCAGATGCTGCATCCCGCCGTGCTCGCCGGCGTGTGGGACCACTCCAACTTCCGCCAAGACATGCTGGGCAGGCTGCGCCGCACCGCCCGTTTCATCGCCCTCACCACCTATGGCGGCCCCGAGGACGCCGAATCCGCCATCGCCCGGGTGCGCGCGGTGCATGGCTGCGTCCACGGGACGCTGCCCGACGGCACGCCCTATTCGGCCGGCGATCCGGCGCTGCTGGCCTGGGTGCACGTCACCGAGGCGGTCTGCTTCCTCGACGCCTGGCGCCGCTATGCCGAGCCGGACATGACGCAGGCCGACCAGGACCGCTACTTCGCCGAGGTCGCGGTGGTGGCGCACGGCCTGGGCGCGGACGAGGTGCCGGCGAGCCGGGCGGCGGCCCTTGCCTATATGGAAAGCATGCGGCCCCGGCTGCGGGCCGACAGCAGAACGCGGGAAGTGGCCCGGATTCTGCTCAACAACGCGCCGCAGCACTGGGCGGCGCTGCCGATCCAGCAGCTGACGTTCCAGGCTTCGGTCGACCTGCTGCCGGCATGGGCGCGGCACATGCACGGCCTGCGCCCGTCGACGCTGACGCGCCCCCTCGTCCATGGCGGCACCCGGGGCATCGCCGAAGTTCTCAGGTGGGCGTTCCGGTAG
- a CDS encoding acetyl-CoA C-acetyltransferase, whose translation MRDVVICEPRRTAVGGFGGSFKATPVHELGTAVVRDIMARTGLNPELVEDVIFANCYPTMDAPALGRVVALDAGLPITAGGLQIDRRCGSGLQGIIYAIMQVGTGGSDLVIAGGAESMSRAPFYTTETRWGVTGQGIMLEDALARGRITAGGKNHPVAGGMIETAENLRREYQVTREEQDELAARSHARATAAMEDGRFAQEIVPVTLKTRKGDIVVDKDEHVRPGTTVEKLATLKPIRLKQDPASTVTAGNASGQNDGASACIVTTREIAEREGLKPMARLKSWSLAGVGPEVMGIGPVPATQKALERAGLTLSDLDLIELNEAFAAQVLACTKALGLTDTDHEQRINVNGSGISMGHPVGATGGRILTTMLMEMDRRGARYGLETMCIGGGQGLAAIFERV comes from the coding sequence ATGCGCGATGTTGTGATTTGCGAACCGAGGCGCACCGCCGTCGGCGGTTTCGGCGGCTCGTTCAAGGCCACGCCTGTTCATGAACTCGGCACCGCCGTCGTCCGCGACATCATGGCGCGCACCGGGCTCAATCCCGAACTGGTCGAGGACGTGATCTTCGCCAACTGCTACCCGACCATGGACGCGCCGGCGCTGGGCCGCGTCGTCGCGCTGGATGCGGGCCTGCCGATCACGGCGGGCGGGCTTCAGATCGACCGCCGCTGCGGCTCGGGCCTGCAGGGCATCATCTACGCCATCATGCAGGTGGGCACCGGCGGCAGCGATCTGGTGATCGCTGGCGGCGCCGAATCCATGAGCCGGGCGCCGTTCTACACCACCGAGACACGCTGGGGCGTGACCGGCCAGGGCATCATGCTCGAGGACGCGCTGGCGCGCGGCCGCATCACCGCAGGCGGCAAGAACCATCCGGTGGCGGGCGGCATGATCGAGACCGCCGAGAATCTGCGCCGCGAATACCAGGTCACCCGCGAGGAACAGGACGAGCTGGCCGCCCGCTCGCATGCGCGCGCCACGGCCGCCATGGAAGACGGCCGCTTTGCCCAGGAGATCGTCCCGGTCACGCTGAAAACCCGCAAGGGCGACATCGTCGTCGACAAGGACGAGCATGTGCGCCCCGGCACCACGGTGGAGAAGCTGGCGACCCTCAAGCCGATCCGGCTGAAGCAGGATCCGGCCTCGACCGTCACCGCCGGCAATGCATCGGGCCAGAACGACGGCGCCTCGGCCTGCATCGTCACCACCCGCGAGATCGCCGAGCGCGAGGGCCTGAAGCCCATGGCGCGGTTGAAGTCGTGGTCGCTGGCCGGCGTCGGCCCCGAAGTGATGGGCATCGGCCCGGTCCCGGCGACGCAGAAGGCGCTGGAGCGCGCCGGCCTGACCTTGAGCGACCTCGACCTGATCGAGCTCAACGAGGCCTTTGCCGCCCAGGTTCTGGCCTGTACCAAGGCGCTGGGCCTGACCGACACGGACCACGAGCAGCGCATCAACGTCAACGGCTCGGGCATCTCCATGGGCCACCCGGTCGGCGCCACCGGCGGCCGCATCCTCACCACCATGCTGATGGAAATGGACCGCCGCGGCGCCCGCTACGGCCTCGAGACCATGTGCATCGGTGGCGGCCAGGGCCTGGCGGCGATTTTCGAGCGGGTATAG
- a CDS encoding mechanosensitive ion channel family protein, whose protein sequence is MKTLKSLALAAVLLIVLPAPGWTQEDVAAPAPQPSPIATTTAASENADIAGRIRSIFAEIDALGAVEVRVSSGVVTLSGMVPSQADVARAEAIAARVSGVVTVQNDLRRDLDLDTNLAPTLDQISQDVRSLFRALPLIGVAIALGLLIGAAGYLLASVGRFWRWITPNPFLAELAATFVRFVSIVVGLIAALEVLGATALLGAVLGGAGVIGIAIGFAVRDTVDNYVSSLMLSLRQPFRANDHVVIEGHEGRVVRLTSRASILMTLDGNHLRIPNSVVFKAVILNYTRNPERRFEFELGIDAEDDPIQGMAVGLEAVKALPFVLGNPPATAIIQKVGDSNIVLRFYGWIDQTQTDFLKGRSLAIQAAKSVLEGAGFALPEPIYRLRFDKGVELPAAATTAPEKTLRPAATPPVTSAAPGDTAPDSHVAQMVSEERAEAGTDDLLDDRRPIE, encoded by the coding sequence ATGAAGACGCTCAAGAGCCTTGCCCTTGCCGCCGTCCTGCTGATCGTGCTCCCCGCGCCGGGGTGGACACAGGAGGACGTTGCCGCGCCGGCGCCGCAACCCTCGCCGATCGCCACCACGACCGCCGCGTCGGAAAACGCCGACATCGCCGGCCGGATCCGCAGCATCTTTGCCGAGATCGACGCCCTTGGCGCGGTCGAGGTGCGGGTGTCGTCCGGCGTCGTCACGCTATCCGGCATGGTGCCGAGTCAGGCGGATGTGGCGCGCGCCGAGGCGATCGCCGCGCGCGTCTCCGGCGTGGTCACGGTGCAGAACGACCTGCGGCGCGACCTCGACCTCGATACCAATCTGGCCCCGACGCTGGACCAGATCAGCCAGGATGTCCGCAGCCTGTTCCGTGCCTTGCCGCTGATCGGCGTCGCCATCGCCCTGGGGCTGCTGATCGGGGCCGCGGGCTATCTTCTCGCCTCGGTCGGCCGGTTCTGGCGATGGATCACGCCCAATCCGTTCCTCGCCGAGCTGGCCGCCACCTTCGTCCGTTTCGTGTCCATCGTTGTCGGGCTGATCGCCGCGCTGGAGGTGCTGGGCGCCACCGCCCTGCTGGGCGCGGTGCTGGGCGGCGCCGGGGTGATCGGCATCGCCATCGGTTTCGCGGTGCGCGACACCGTCGACAATTACGTGTCGAGCCTGATGCTCAGCCTGCGCCAGCCGTTCCGTGCCAACGACCATGTGGTGATCGAAGGACATGAAGGCCGCGTGGTGCGGCTGACCTCGCGCGCCAGCATCCTGATGACCCTCGACGGCAACCATCTGCGCATTCCCAACTCGGTCGTGTTCAAGGCGGTGATCCTGAACTACACGCGCAATCCCGAACGCCGCTTCGAGTTCGAACTGGGCATCGACGCCGAGGACGATCCGATCCAGGGCATGGCGGTCGGGCTGGAGGCGGTCAAGGCATTGCCCTTCGTGCTCGGCAATCCGCCGGCCACGGCGATCATCCAGAAGGTGGGTGACTCCAATATCGTACTGCGGTTCTACGGATGGATCGACCAGACGCAAACCGACTTCCTGAAGGGGCGCAGCCTCGCCATCCAGGCCGCCAAGTCGGTGCTCGAGGGTGCCGGGTTCGCCCTTCCCGAACCGATCTACCGCCTGCGGTTCGACAAGGGCGTGGAATTGCCGGCGGCCGCGACGACGGCGCCCGAGAAGACCTTACGGCCTGCAGCGACGCCGCCGGTGACATCCGCCGCGCCGGGCGACACCGCCCCCGACTCCCACGTGGCCCAGATGGTGTCCGAGGAGCGCGCGGAGGCCGGCACGGACGACCTTCTCGACGACCGCCGGCCCATCGAATAG
- a CDS encoding tautomerase family protein, with amino-acid sequence MPHVIVKLWPGKTREQKAELAQAIADDFVRLLGSKDTSVSVAFEEVPSDDWMATVFEPDILGKWDSLSKQPGYGPRPE; translated from the coding sequence ATGCCTCACGTCATCGTCAAATTGTGGCCCGGCAAGACGCGGGAGCAGAAGGCCGAGCTGGCGCAGGCCATCGCCGACGATTTCGTCCGCCTCCTGGGCTCGAAGGACACATCGGTGTCGGTCGCGTTCGAAGAGGTACCGTCGGACGACTGGATGGCGACGGTGTTCGAGCCCGACATCCTCGGCAAGTGGGACAGCCTGTCGAAGCAACCCGGCTACGGCCCGCGTCCAGAATGA
- a CDS encoding alpha/beta hydrolase, with the protein MPVVFPEPTFITINGIRMAVYEAGPKDGPPVVLAHGWPELAYAWRHQLKALGEAGYHAMAPDQRGYGLTEKPCVIREYDIHHLTADMAGLLDAFGHDRAVFAGHDWGGIMVWQMALLHPGRVAGVIGAGAPFFPRSRRDPEQVMREAWGPDWYICDFQDSRRADEAMLTNVEAIFTNQFRKLTRSYAEYQALPKEDRNRTIQKRIDPRPGRVFLSDAERQVYIDTYRRTGFTSTIDWYRNWSWNWESTADVEQKIRVPCLYIQAADDPAVPPGFGDDMEQYIDDVERYRVEDCGHCIQQEHPEEVTRAMLDWLGRKYPGQAG; encoded by the coding sequence ATGCCGGTAGTCTTTCCGGAACCGACTTTCATCACTATCAATGGCATCCGCATGGCGGTCTACGAGGCTGGCCCGAAGGACGGCCCGCCTGTCGTGCTGGCCCATGGCTGGCCTGAACTCGCCTACGCCTGGCGCCACCAGCTGAAGGCGCTGGGCGAGGCGGGCTATCACGCCATGGCGCCGGACCAGCGCGGCTATGGCCTGACCGAAAAGCCCTGCGTGATCCGCGAATACGACATCCACCACCTCACCGCCGACATGGCCGGCCTGCTCGACGCCTTCGGCCATGACAGGGCGGTGTTCGCCGGCCACGACTGGGGCGGCATCATGGTCTGGCAGATGGCGCTGCTGCATCCGGGCCGCGTTGCCGGGGTGATCGGCGCCGGCGCGCCGTTCTTCCCGCGCAGCCGCCGCGACCCCGAACAGGTGATGCGCGAGGCGTGGGGGCCGGACTGGTATATCTGCGACTTCCAGGATTCGAGGCGCGCCGACGAGGCCATGCTGACCAACGTCGAGGCCATCTTCACCAACCAGTTCCGCAAGCTGACGCGCAGCTACGCCGAATACCAGGCGCTGCCCAAGGAAGACCGTAACCGCACCATCCAGAAGCGCATCGACCCGCGCCCCGGCCGCGTCTTCCTCAGCGACGCGGAACGTCAGGTCTATATCGACACCTACCGGCGGACCGGCTTCACCTCGACCATCGACTGGTACCGCAACTGGAGCTGGAACTGGGAGAGCACCGCCGATGTGGAACAGAAAATCCGCGTCCCCTGCCTCTACATCCAGGCCGCCGACGATCCGGCCGTGCCGCCGGGCTTCGGCGACGACATGGAGCAGTATATCGACGATGTGGAACGCTACCGGGTCGAGGATTGCGGCCACTGCATCCAGCAGGAACATCCCGAGGAAGTGACCCGGGCGATGCTGGACTGGCTGGGGCGGAAATATCCGGGGCAGGCAGGGTGA
- a CDS encoding cytochrome P450, translated as MTIDSIDLYDPKTQADWFPAYRALHEQAPVYRIPGSDTYVICKYEDVLAVIRDPETFSNQPEIHGGEQLIEHPEARQYYIDHGLGKDTGRARWPLLGMDPPDHKKYRVLIDKDLLSKTTLRRAQPMIEQTVDELIDGFAASGEIEFIRDFAVPLPVRIITLMIGFPLEDIPQLKEWSTAWTLPFMRGLTLEQELEVARQGVAFQDYIRRTADARRKEPRDDVITHLVQARYEGERPLTDHEIASIVDNMYVGGNETTTFTLASGLWLMLRDPAVYGALRADPSKIPNFAEEVLRFESPTQGLYRIATRDTEIRGVPIPKGSTVHIRFGAANRDGDVFKCPDQLDIDRENAGKHLAFSQGEHHCPGGPLARMELVIAFERLIARLPNLRLTPGRNDFTHYPGFVLRGLKELHVSFDRG; from the coding sequence GTGACTATCGACTCGATCGACCTCTACGACCCGAAGACCCAGGCGGACTGGTTTCCCGCTTACCGGGCGCTGCACGAGCAGGCGCCGGTCTACCGCATCCCCGGCAGCGACACCTATGTGATCTGCAAGTACGAGGACGTCCTCGCCGTCATCCGCGACCCGGAGACCTTCTCCAACCAGCCGGAAATCCACGGCGGCGAACAGCTCATCGAGCATCCCGAGGCGCGCCAGTACTACATCGATCACGGCCTCGGCAAGGACACCGGCCGCGCCCGCTGGCCGCTGCTGGGCATGGACCCGCCCGACCACAAGAAATACCGGGTGCTGATCGACAAGGACCTGCTGAGCAAGACCACCCTGCGCCGCGCCCAGCCGATGATCGAGCAAACGGTTGACGAACTGATCGACGGCTTCGCCGCGTCCGGGGAGATCGAGTTCATCCGGGACTTCGCCGTGCCGCTGCCGGTGCGGATCATCACCCTGATGATCGGCTTCCCGCTGGAGGACATCCCCCAGCTGAAGGAATGGTCGACCGCCTGGACCTTGCCCTTCATGCGCGGCCTGACCCTGGAGCAGGAGCTGGAGGTCGCCCGCCAGGGCGTCGCCTTCCAGGACTACATCAGGCGCACCGCCGACGCGCGCCGCAAGGAGCCGAGGGACGACGTCATCACCCATCTGGTGCAGGCGCGCTACGAGGGCGAGCGCCCGCTGACCGACCACGAGATCGCGTCGATCGTCGACAACATGTATGTGGGCGGCAACGAGACCACGACGTTCACTCTGGCGTCGGGCCTGTGGCTGATGCTGCGCGACCCGGCGGTGTATGGCGCGCTGCGGGCCGACCCGTCGAAGATCCCGAACTTCGCCGAGGAGGTGCTGCGTTTCGAATCGCCGACCCAGGGCCTGTACCGCATCGCCACCCGCGACACCGAAATCCGCGGCGTGCCGATCCCGAAGGGCTCGACCGTCCACATCCGCTTCGGCGCCGCCAACCGCGACGGCGACGTCTTCAAATGCCCCGACCAGCTGGACATCGACCGCGAGAACGCCGGCAAGCACCTGGCCTTCAGCCAGGGCGAGCACCACTGCCCCGGCGGCCCGCTCGCCCGCATGGAACTGGTGATCGCGTTCGAGCGGCTGATCGCTCGCCTGCCGAACTTACGGCTGACGCCGGGCAGGAACGATTTCACGCACTATCCGGGGTTTGTATTGAGGGGGCTGAAGGAATTGCACGTGTCATTCGACCGAGGATAA
- a CDS encoding TIGR02281 family clan AA aspartic protease yields the protein MDISTYPEWQRLALYAAGGAVLLIILFKIPFLGRVLRALFSVALLAFGLFVLLQQAPFDPTLARLTKSIGLDSQQVVGEEVRIRMARDGHFWAQARINGVERRMLIDSGATVTVLSRQTSAIASIDQDAGIVPVLLKTANGTVQAETGTIGTLVIGGIEARDLKVVISPAIGNVDVLGMNFLSQLASWRVEGRTLILIPPGGGETTVPNQAG from the coding sequence ATGGATATTTCGACCTACCCCGAATGGCAGCGGCTCGCACTCTATGCGGCAGGCGGTGCCGTGCTGCTCATCATCTTGTTCAAAATCCCCTTTCTGGGCCGAGTCCTGCGCGCGCTGTTTTCGGTCGCGCTGCTGGCTTTCGGGCTGTTTGTGCTGCTGCAGCAGGCGCCGTTCGATCCCACTCTGGCCCGCCTGACGAAGTCGATCGGACTCGATAGCCAGCAGGTGGTTGGCGAGGAGGTCCGCATCCGCATGGCGCGGGACGGACACTTCTGGGCGCAGGCGCGGATCAACGGCGTCGAGCGGCGCATGCTGATCGACAGCGGGGCCACGGTCACCGTGCTGTCGCGGCAAACGTCAGCAATCGCCTCGATCGATCAGGATGCAGGGATCGTCCCGGTGCTTCTGAAGACCGCCAACGGCACCGTGCAGGCCGAGACCGGTACAATCGGGACGCTGGTGATCGGCGGCATCGAGGCGCGGGACCTGAAAGTCGTCATCTCGCCCGCCATCGGGAATGTCGATGTCCTGGGCATGAACTTCCTGTCCCAGCTTGCGTCCTGGCGCGTCGAGGGCCGCACGCTGATCCTGATCCCGCCCGGCGGAGGGGAAACAACGGTGCCCAATCAGGCCGGATGA
- a CDS encoding transglutaminase family protein translates to MRYDISQTTHYEYANNVALSSQLVRLTLVNRPGLKVISQRVDVDPVPTTQRAYLDFFGNENLWLSFLEPHGALIIETRALVERDAPPLPDPKQTPAWEDVRAACAANLNPGPDSPVHFLFHSRRVSLDPKITAYAARSMKPGRPILEAVTELSNRIYTGFDYAPGVTDVASDPREAFELRKGVCQDFAHVMIAGLRGLGLAAAYISGYLRTRPPPGKKRLQGADAMHAWVAVWCGDEHGWIEIDPTNARHAGNDHIPLAWGRDYVDVAPVKGVIRVSGAHTLKATVDVVEMEPEPPMVMPA, encoded by the coding sequence ATGCGTTACGACATCAGCCAGACGACGCATTACGAATATGCCAACAACGTGGCGCTGTCGTCGCAGCTGGTCCGGCTGACCCTGGTCAACCGGCCCGGCCTGAAGGTGATCAGCCAGCGGGTCGATGTTGACCCGGTGCCGACGACCCAGCGCGCCTATCTGGACTTCTTCGGCAACGAGAATCTGTGGCTGTCGTTCCTCGAGCCGCACGGCGCGCTGATCATCGAAACCCGCGCATTGGTCGAGCGCGACGCGCCGCCGCTGCCCGATCCCAAGCAGACGCCGGCCTGGGAGGATGTGCGCGCGGCCTGTGCGGCGAACCTCAATCCCGGCCCGGACTCGCCGGTGCATTTCCTGTTCCACAGCCGGCGCGTGTCGCTGGACCCCAAGATCACTGCCTATGCCGCCCGCTCGATGAAGCCGGGACGGCCGATCCTCGAGGCGGTGACCGAGCTGTCCAACCGCATCTATACCGGCTTCGACTATGCGCCCGGCGTGACCGACGTGGCGTCCGATCCGCGCGAGGCGTTCGAGCTGCGCAAGGGCGTTTGCCAGGACTTTGCCCATGTGATGATCGCCGGCCTGCGCGGCCTCGGCCTTGCCGCTGCCTATATCAGCGGCTATCTGCGCACCCGCCCGCCGCCCGGCAAGAAGCGGCTGCAGGGCGCCGACGCCATGCATGCCTGGGTCGCCGTGTGGTGCGGCGACGAGCACGGCTGGATCGAGATCGACCCGACCAATGCCCGCCACGCCGGCAACGACCACATCCCGCTGGCCTGGGGGCGCGACTATGTGGACGTGGCGCCGGTGAAGGGCGTCATCCGCGTCTCCGGCGCCCATACGCTGAAGGCCACGGTGGATGTGGTCGAGATGGAACCCGAGCCGCCCATGGTCATGCCCGCCTAG